From one Nocardioides sp. Kera G14 genomic stretch:
- a CDS encoding alpha/beta fold hydrolase, producing the protein MTALTFEATSRRLTVAGVDLHLHEAGSGPLLLLIHGGAPGAYGWGNFGQNLPALAASYRTVIVDLPGYGRSERLPECAAPSGRYAANAAVFAELVCELGETSAHVVGLATGGAIAMAMALDHPEVVDRLVLVSSAGALPLFTPSPSEGQKLIRTYYAGEGPSRDKMRAYLTMMLADPDLITDELVEERYQASLTKVDDIGSPEQLWARVDEITAKTLVMWGRDNRVQGYDNALFLLQRIPDVEVHLFGRTGLWVPFERAARFESLLIDFLEDQS; encoded by the coding sequence ATGACCGCGCTGACCTTCGAGGCCACGTCGCGCCGCCTCACCGTGGCCGGCGTCGACCTCCACCTCCACGAGGCCGGCAGCGGTCCTCTCCTGCTGCTGATCCACGGTGGGGCGCCGGGCGCCTACGGCTGGGGCAACTTCGGCCAGAACCTCCCCGCGCTCGCCGCGTCCTACCGGACGGTGATCGTCGACCTCCCGGGATACGGCCGCTCGGAGCGGCTTCCCGAGTGCGCCGCCCCCTCCGGCAGGTACGCCGCCAACGCGGCCGTCTTCGCAGAGCTGGTCTGCGAGCTGGGCGAGACCTCGGCCCACGTGGTCGGTCTGGCGACGGGTGGCGCGATCGCGATGGCAATGGCGCTCGACCACCCCGAGGTGGTCGACCGGTTGGTGCTCGTCAGCTCCGCCGGCGCGCTCCCGCTCTTCACCCCCTCGCCGAGCGAGGGCCAGAAGCTCATCCGGACCTACTACGCCGGTGAGGGCCCCTCGCGCGACAAGATGCGCGCCTACCTGACGATGATGCTGGCCGACCCCGACCTGATCACCGACGAGCTTGTCGAGGAGCGCTACCAGGCCTCGCTGACCAAGGTGGACGACATCGGGTCGCCCGAGCAGCTCTGGGCACGGGTCGACGAGATCACCGCCAAGACGCTCGTGATGTGGGGCCGGGACAACCGCGTGCAGGGCTACGACAACGCCCTCTTCCTGCTGCAGCGGATCCCGGACGTGGAGGTGCACCTCTTCGGCCGCACCGGACTGTGGGTGCCCTTCGAGCGGGCGGCTCGCTTCGAGTCGCTGCTCATCGACTTCCTGGAGGACCAGTCGTGA
- a CDS encoding hydroxylase: MSNVLQRIEEQADFFSDQAEEADALGRLPDTTAKMMRELGVVKILHPADFGGLEGSPIDFYKAIMAIGSRSASAGWVASVVGIHAYQMAQADRRLQEEIWGKDGAASDTWVASPYAPFGKATPVEGGWLFSGRWPFSSGTDHCDWVVLGGLLLGEDGKPVAGDPVRHFVLPRADYEIVPDSWNVVGLKGTGSKDILIKDAFIPDYRMIDPNALSDFELARKAGRDDSPTYRMPFHTMFSGTITAGTLGAALGVLREARAYMKSRVTVKGVATNSDPRHLFVLSEAAADIDASVMQFLSSIEEMWGYANRREEIPMDLRVRARRDQVRSAHRAVEAADKLVKMAGGNALRLDSAIQRAWRDAHMALGHQVNQEDVVYQAWGLHDMGLPVPASARV; encoded by the coding sequence ATGAGCAACGTTCTGCAGCGCATCGAGGAGCAGGCCGACTTCTTCTCCGACCAGGCGGAGGAGGCCGACGCGCTCGGCCGTCTGCCCGACACCACCGCGAAGATGATGCGTGAGCTCGGTGTGGTGAAGATCCTCCACCCGGCCGACTTCGGTGGCCTCGAGGGATCACCGATCGACTTCTACAAGGCGATCATGGCGATCGGCTCGCGGTCGGCCTCGGCCGGCTGGGTCGCCTCCGTGGTCGGCATCCACGCCTACCAGATGGCGCAGGCCGACCGTCGGCTCCAGGAGGAGATCTGGGGGAAGGACGGCGCTGCCTCCGACACCTGGGTCGCCTCTCCCTACGCGCCGTTCGGCAAGGCCACACCGGTCGAGGGTGGCTGGCTCTTCAGCGGCCGCTGGCCGTTCTCCTCCGGCACCGACCACTGCGACTGGGTCGTGCTCGGCGGCTTGCTCCTCGGCGAGGACGGCAAGCCCGTCGCCGGGGACCCGGTGCGGCACTTCGTCCTGCCCCGTGCCGACTACGAGATCGTCCCGGACTCGTGGAATGTGGTCGGCCTCAAGGGCACCGGGTCGAAGGACATCCTCATCAAGGACGCCTTCATCCCGGACTACCGGATGATCGACCCGAACGCCCTCAGTGACTTCGAACTGGCGCGGAAGGCCGGACGGGATGACTCCCCGACGTACCGGATGCCCTTCCACACCATGTTCAGCGGCACCATCACGGCCGGCACCCTCGGTGCCGCGCTCGGCGTGCTGCGCGAGGCTCGCGCCTACATGAAGAGCCGCGTCACGGTGAAGGGCGTCGCCACCAACTCCGACCCGCGCCACCTCTTCGTGCTCTCCGAGGCCGCCGCCGACATCGACGCCAGCGTGATGCAGTTCCTCTCCTCGATCGAGGAGATGTGGGGCTATGCGAACCGCCGCGAGGAGATCCCGATGGACCTGCGCGTCCGCGCACGCCGGGACCAGGTCCGCTCGGCGCACCGCGCGGTCGAGGCCGCGGACAAGCTGGTCAAGATGGCCGGTGGCAACGCCCTCCGCCTGGACAGCGCCATCCAGCGCGCCTGGCGCGACGCCCACATGGCGCTCGGTCACCAGGTCAACCAGGAGGACGTGGTCTACCAGGCCTGGGGCCTGCACGACATGGGGCTGCCGGTCCCGGCCTCCGCCCGGGTCTGA
- a CDS encoding VOC family protein, translating to MTATVRSLGYVVIGTTDLAAWRTFAPQVLGMELVEHTETSLRFRMDEFGYRFQVEEGAPEGVHTLGWGVKGADELTELIAHIEKYGYTVTRHGQGSELAAARNVKEVATLSDPDGLTIELFHAFEEALTPFVSPVGTSFVADRELGMGHIFQMVSDPEKYNEFYRDVLGFRLSDYIGPATFYHCNPRHHSFAFVPAPKPEMQRVHHIMMETTDLDGVGRAIDAMKAAGAPETATLGKHTNDKMISFYVQTPSKVSIEYGTGGIFIDDETWVPTQYSSAHYWGHDREDA from the coding sequence ATGACCGCCACCGTCCGCAGCCTCGGGTACGTCGTAATCGGCACCACCGACCTCGCTGCCTGGCGCACGTTCGCCCCGCAGGTCCTCGGCATGGAGCTCGTCGAGCACACCGAGACCTCCCTGCGCTTCCGCATGGACGAGTTCGGGTACCGGTTCCAGGTCGAGGAGGGGGCTCCCGAAGGCGTCCACACCCTCGGCTGGGGCGTGAAGGGTGCCGACGAGCTGACCGAACTCATCGCCCACATCGAGAAGTACGGCTACACCGTCACCCGCCACGGCCAGGGCTCCGAGCTCGCCGCCGCGCGCAACGTCAAGGAGGTCGCGACCCTCTCCGACCCCGACGGCCTGACGATCGAGCTCTTCCACGCCTTCGAGGAGGCGCTGACGCCGTTCGTCTCGCCGGTCGGCACGTCGTTCGTCGCCGACCGCGAGCTCGGAATGGGCCACATCTTCCAGATGGTCAGCGACCCGGAGAAGTACAACGAGTTCTACCGCGACGTGCTCGGCTTCCGGCTCAGCGACTACATCGGTCCGGCGACGTTCTACCACTGCAACCCGCGCCACCACTCGTTCGCGTTCGTGCCGGCGCCCAAGCCAGAGATGCAGCGCGTCCACCACATCATGATGGAGACGACAGACCTCGACGGCGTGGGTCGCGCGATCGACGCGATGAAGGCGGCCGGTGCGCCCGAGACGGCGACGCTGGGTAAGCACACCAACGACAAGATGATCTCCTTCTACGTCCAGACGCCGTCGAAGGTCTCCATCGAGTACGGCACCGGCGGCATCTTCATCGATGACGAGACCTGGGTCCCCACCCAGTACTCCTCGGCCCACTACTGGGGCCACGACCGCGAGGACGCGTGA
- a CDS encoding alpha/beta fold hydrolase yields MKINVGGVTISYEEAGTGTPVVLLHGSGPGVSAKANWGRTITAVADMGYRAIAPDFLGFGESDRPEGYTYTSSKWAESVAAFLTALDLGPVHLVGNSMGGRIALTLAARSPELVRSLTLMGVLSPSVPRSEALTNLRGFAPSYDSMRTTLRDVFVVNPDIVSDELVQARFEAASRPGEAEHYRAMFSTPEANLLPLTEDQLREIAAPALVLHGREDKVVPVENGISLGMLLPEVTSVLVSSCGHWVQVEQADLFEAQLKLFLAGVDAS; encoded by the coding sequence GTGAAGATCAACGTCGGCGGAGTGACGATCTCCTATGAGGAGGCGGGCACCGGCACGCCGGTCGTCCTGCTCCACGGCTCGGGACCCGGTGTCTCGGCGAAGGCCAACTGGGGACGGACGATCACCGCCGTGGCGGACATGGGCTACCGCGCGATCGCTCCGGACTTCCTCGGCTTCGGTGAGAGCGACCGCCCCGAGGGCTACACCTACACCTCGTCGAAGTGGGCCGAGTCGGTCGCGGCGTTCCTCACGGCGCTCGACCTCGGGCCGGTGCACCTGGTCGGCAACTCGATGGGTGGCCGGATCGCGCTGACCCTCGCCGCCCGATCGCCCGAGCTGGTCCGCTCGCTCACGCTCATGGGTGTGCTGTCGCCGTCCGTGCCCCGGTCCGAGGCACTCACCAACCTGCGCGGCTTCGCGCCGTCCTACGACTCGATGCGCACCACCCTGCGCGACGTCTTCGTCGTCAACCCGGACATCGTCAGCGACGAGCTCGTCCAGGCCCGCTTCGAGGCCGCCTCGCGTCCCGGCGAGGCCGAGCACTACCGCGCCATGTTCTCGACCCCCGAGGCCAACCTGCTGCCGCTCACCGAGGACCAGCTCCGCGAGATCGCCGCTCCGGCACTCGTGCTCCACGGCCGCGAGGACAAGGTCGTCCCGGTCGAGAATGGCATCTCTCTCGGCATGCTCCTGCCTGAGGTGACCTCCGTCCTCGTGAGCAGCTGCGGCCACTGGGTGCAGGTGGAGCAGGCCGACCTCTTCGAGGCGCAGCTGAAGCTCTTCCTCGCCGGAGTCGACGCTTCATGA
- a CDS encoding acyl-CoA dehydrogenase family protein, whose amino-acid sequence MTTAIDPAIAMQAGAPRDTGLRDRIRAVADTLREDAPACDELGRVTDVTADALRSTGILKMLHPKDFGGLEGHPTEFMEGVIEVGSLNSSAGWVSGVVGVHPHEVALASRELQEEIWGDKAPLGPETLIASPYAPGGTLVPTEGGYIFNGRWGYSSGNELCQWVTIGAFKADADGVVRDRTAVHVAVPASDYEVIQGSWEVFGLRGTGSKDLVITDAFVPEHRVIELEAVTEGSAAPAAGRGDAPVFYLPRNVVFSGAVAAATIGISKGVIDTFVEVTRDREARHGKASQDPFQLAALGRASAEVDASIVQHLHDIDRAYAYCLRGEVVPMWLRAEIRRNQAAAADRATRAADSLFRITGGAGIHVGNGLERRWRDSQAAMHHISNLTEPVWQSWGLLHFGHQPLPTVKF is encoded by the coding sequence ATGACCACCGCCATCGATCCCGCCATCGCCATGCAGGCGGGTGCTCCCCGCGACACCGGCCTGCGTGACCGGATCCGCGCCGTCGCGGACACCCTGCGCGAGGACGCCCCGGCGTGCGACGAGCTCGGCCGCGTCACCGACGTGACCGCCGACGCACTCCGTTCGACCGGCATCCTCAAGATGCTGCACCCCAAGGACTTCGGCGGCCTCGAGGGCCACCCCACGGAGTTCATGGAGGGTGTCATCGAGGTCGGCTCGCTCAACTCCTCGGCGGGCTGGGTCTCCGGCGTCGTCGGCGTCCACCCGCACGAGGTGGCCCTGGCCTCGCGTGAACTGCAGGAGGAGATCTGGGGGGACAAGGCCCCGCTGGGTCCCGAGACGCTGATCGCCTCGCCGTACGCGCCCGGCGGCACGCTCGTGCCGACCGAGGGTGGCTACATCTTCAACGGGCGCTGGGGTTACTCCTCCGGCAACGAGCTGTGCCAGTGGGTGACCATCGGTGCGTTCAAGGCCGATGCCGACGGTGTCGTGCGTGACCGCACCGCGGTGCACGTCGCCGTGCCGGCCTCCGACTACGAGGTCATCCAGGGCTCCTGGGAGGTCTTCGGCCTGCGCGGCACCGGCTCCAAGGACCTGGTCATCACCGACGCGTTCGTGCCCGAGCACCGGGTGATCGAGCTCGAGGCCGTGACCGAGGGATCGGCCGCTCCGGCCGCCGGTCGCGGTGACGCCCCGGTCTTCTACCTTCCGCGCAACGTGGTCTTCAGCGGTGCCGTCGCTGCAGCCACCATCGGCATCTCCAAGGGCGTCATCGACACCTTCGTCGAGGTCACCCGCGACCGCGAGGCGCGCCACGGCAAGGCCTCGCAGGACCCGTTCCAGCTCGCCGCCCTCGGGCGCGCCTCCGCCGAGGTCGACGCCTCGATCGTGCAGCACCTGCACGACATCGACCGCGCCTACGCCTACTGCCTGCGCGGCGAGGTCGTCCCGATGTGGCTCCGCGCCGAGATCCGGCGCAACCAGGCCGCGGCGGCCGACCGCGCCACCCGCGCCGCCGACTCGCTGTTCCGGATCACCGGCGGCGCCGGGATCCACGTCGGTAACGGCCTCGAGCGCCGCTGGCGCGACAGCCAGGCCGCGATGCACCACATCAGCAACCTGACCGAGCCCGTGTGGCAGTCATGGGGCCTTCTTCACTTCGGCCACCAGCCGCTGCCCACCGTCAAGTTCTGA
- a CDS encoding alpha/beta fold hydrolase has translation MTELTQESTSRTVKTASGQIHYHEAGPADAHAVIMLHGSGPGATGWSNFNGQLRALSDRFRVIAPDMPGWGDSDPVSYEERNHQQAALDFMDELGIEKASYVGNSMGGATSLQVAARNPDRVAGLVTLGAGAGGVRLFGAGDGPTEGLKLLQGAYRDPSPVGMAKFVDIFVYDEAFKSEELVRQRSDNALRHPEHLANFIAGLGRPRRGLVSDEEIASITAPTLIIHGRDDRVVHYEGSLKLCALVPNSRLVLINRCGHWAQVEHAAEFNRLLACHLDDISIDNL, from the coding sequence ATGACCGAGCTGACCCAGGAGTCCACGAGCCGCACCGTGAAGACGGCCAGCGGGCAGATCCACTACCACGAGGCCGGCCCGGCCGACGCTCACGCGGTGATCATGCTCCACGGCAGCGGTCCCGGCGCCACGGGCTGGAGCAACTTCAACGGTCAGCTGCGCGCCCTCTCTGACCGCTTCCGCGTGATCGCCCCCGACATGCCCGGCTGGGGCGACTCCGACCCCGTCAGCTACGAGGAGCGCAACCACCAGCAGGCGGCGCTCGACTTCATGGACGAGCTCGGCATCGAGAAGGCGTCGTACGTCGGCAACTCCATGGGTGGGGCAACCTCCCTGCAGGTCGCCGCCCGCAACCCCGACCGCGTCGCCGGTCTGGTGACGCTCGGCGCGGGCGCCGGCGGCGTGCGCCTCTTCGGCGCGGGTGACGGCCCCACCGAGGGCCTGAAGCTGCTCCAGGGCGCCTACCGCGACCCGAGCCCGGTCGGCATGGCGAAGTTCGTCGACATCTTCGTCTACGACGAGGCGTTCAAGTCCGAGGAGCTGGTCCGGCAGCGGTCGGACAACGCGCTGCGTCATCCCGAGCACCTGGCGAACTTCATCGCCGGGCTCGGCCGACCCCGCCGTGGGCTGGTCTCGGACGAGGAGATCGCCTCCATCACCGCGCCGACCCTGATCATCCACGGACGCGACGACCGCGTGGTGCACTACGAGGGCAGCCTGAAGCTCTGCGCCCTGGTGCCGAACTCGCGGCTCGTGCTGATCAACCGCTGTGGCCACTGGGCCCAGGTCGAGCACGCCGCTGAGTTCAACCGCCTGCTCGCCTGCCACCTCGACGACATCAGCATCGACAACCTCTGA
- a CDS encoding MFS transporter, with protein sequence MAALTTPDKVSEEGWRHATRAFRHPMFRRFWTAALVSNAGSWLQNLAVPYVLFQLTHSALWVGLAAVAQFVPNVLCAPFGGALADRFERRRVLLVTQAGMTAGAIGLWLLWQLGYREPAAILALVAVAGAFQGLTLPGWQSFVNDLVPRADLTSAVALNSLQFNAARSVGPAVAGVLLATLGPGWAFLINAASYVAVIGALLVIRTGAAPAPGVRAPIVAGYVAAVRYLRRQPGIQAAILVSILVGILGNPVFSLTVVFASEVFKVGAVGLGLLNAALGVGAVLVAPMVAGGRRAGLARNVRWTFILYAAALAAFAATTHAVVAGLALVVVGGCFMAAISSANTAIQLIVADHMRGRVLALRITLYSTSLPLGTFVQSWLSDLVGVRQAMAGSAACMLAVGLVVAFWRGGAIARRLDDPHDESN encoded by the coding sequence GTGGCCGCGCTCACCACGCCGGACAAGGTGAGCGAGGAGGGCTGGCGGCACGCCACGCGTGCGTTCCGGCATCCCATGTTCCGACGCTTCTGGACCGCTGCCCTCGTCTCGAACGCCGGCAGTTGGCTGCAGAACCTCGCCGTCCCCTACGTCCTCTTCCAGCTCACGCACAGCGCGCTGTGGGTGGGGCTCGCCGCGGTGGCGCAGTTCGTCCCCAATGTGCTCTGCGCGCCGTTCGGCGGTGCGCTCGCCGACCGGTTCGAGCGGCGGCGGGTCCTGCTCGTCACGCAGGCCGGGATGACGGCCGGCGCGATCGGCCTCTGGCTGCTGTGGCAGCTCGGCTACCGGGAGCCGGCAGCGATCCTCGCGCTCGTCGCAGTCGCCGGCGCCTTCCAAGGACTCACCCTCCCCGGCTGGCAGTCGTTCGTGAACGACCTCGTGCCACGGGCCGACCTCACGTCGGCGGTGGCGCTCAACTCCCTCCAGTTCAATGCCGCCCGCTCGGTCGGTCCGGCCGTAGCAGGGGTGCTCCTGGCGACGCTGGGGCCGGGGTGGGCCTTCCTCATCAACGCGGCGTCGTACGTCGCCGTCATCGGTGCCCTGCTCGTGATCCGGACCGGCGCCGCACCGGCGCCCGGCGTCCGCGCCCCGATCGTCGCCGGGTACGTCGCCGCGGTGAGGTATCTCCGCAGACAGCCGGGGATCCAGGCCGCGATCCTGGTCTCGATCCTCGTCGGCATCCTCGGCAACCCGGTCTTCAGCCTCACGGTGGTCTTCGCCAGTGAGGTCTTCAAGGTGGGAGCGGTCGGCCTCGGCCTGCTCAACGCCGCGCTCGGTGTGGGAGCCGTGCTCGTCGCGCCGATGGTCGCCGGTGGTCGGCGTGCGGGCCTCGCCCGCAACGTGCGCTGGACGTTCATCCTCTACGCGGCCGCCCTGGCGGCCTTCGCCGCCACGACCCACGCCGTGGTGGCCGGCCTCGCGCTCGTGGTCGTCGGCGGCTGCTTCATGGCGGCCATCTCGTCGGCCAACACCGCGATCCAGCTCATCGTCGCCGACCACATGCGCGGCCGGGTCCTCGCGCTCCGGATCACTCTCTACTCCACCTCGCTCCCGCTGGGCACGTTCGTGCAGAGCTGGCTCTCCGACCTCGTCGGCGTACGCCAGGCGATGGCCGGCTCGGCGGCCTGCATGCTGGCCGTCGGGCTGGTCGTGGCGTTCTGGCGGGGCGGCGCGATCGCCCGCCGACTCGACGACCCGCACGATGAGTCGAACTGA